ttcttcagtatgaaatattttgttacttaactAATGataccttttagcatgctaacaacgtatgctagctttttttaaagctatttttgtatgtttacaccagtcaaattagctaaaaaaaaatgtttttaaattcctCCGCttgaaatattttgttacttaactAATGataccttttagcatgctaacaacgtatgctaacttttttaaagctttttttttgtaggtttacaccagtcaaattagctaaaaaaaataaaaaattcctccGCTTGAAATATTTTGTTAACTAATGataccttttagcatgctaacaacgtatgctagctttttttcaaAGCTATTTTTGTAGGTTTACACCAGTCAAATTagctttaaattattatttttttcctcagcgtgaaatattttgttacttagcaTGCTAAAAAGTACCATTAGTTaacgtatgctagcttttttttttttttttttaatttttcaaatttttttttagaaattttgtAGGTACACACCAAGTcatgttttggtacttgatgcatgttaatgTTACAATGAGCAtttgagcatgctaacattagcattgtaaCTTTTTAAAGCTAGTCTATCAGGTACATacctcatattttggtatttcactaaagcTAACTGGCTGGtgttaatgttagcacgctaacattagtttTTCCAGCTCATTTTGTAGGGTTAAACCTCAGTCCTATTTTGGTGCTAATGTCAGCCGGCTAGCATTTCCAACAAGTTTATCagagaaatatattttggtacttgacgcacgttagttagcattttagcgttTAACTAATTTAGCAAGTGTATGTTTTGGTATGTCACTAATGCTAAATGTAAGcacgctattgttagcatagcattgttagcatgctaccgtttCTTTGTAGCTTATTTTGCTTATGTTTTTTGTTACTTGAGACGCTATCAGGCCAAAGAAATTGTATTTTCAGTtgtcagtttggacacccccggtaTACAGGGTTCAAGACTTGTTTCCATGGCAACCGTGTGGCTAGGATATGTTGCGACGCACTCAAACAGGGCCGCTTCTTTCAGGGTCCTGGCTGGAGTCGGACGACCTGAAGCATCCGCACTGCGGCGTCCACCCGACACTCCGTGTTCCCGCTCAGGAGATCCACATGGTCTTCTGGGAGGCGGCGGCGGACCACCCGGAGCCCGCCGCGTGTTCCCCGTCCAGCACGTCGGTGCTGTCCCCGCCGCCCGACGAGGTGTTGGACGTGGTGGACCTTTCCATGGACTCCACCACGCTGCTGGACACCTTTGAGGGTCTGTTGGAGGAGGAGATCACGCTCACGCTGACGGAGGTCAACGAGGATCCAGAGACCGACCTTCCAGCTGTGGACCCGGCGCCAGATAGCTCCGCCCTCTTATCGGAGGAAGCGGCGCCTCAGAGTGCGGCCGATGTCGGTCAACCTTCTCCCGAGAAAGCGCCGAAAAGAAGCCGGAGACTCTTCAAACAGGAAGTTCCCGTTTCCCCGCCCTCACAGGAAGTAAACGCTGCCCCTGCACCAGAGCAGAGGGCGTCGCCTGTCTCGTCCAGCGACAGCAGGCCGCCATCTTGGCAGCAGGATCCTCGCTCGTCGCTGCTGTCCCCGCCGCCCGACGATGTGTTGGACGTGGTGGACCTGGCCTTGGGCTCCACCACGCTGCTGGACACCTTTGAGGGTCTATTGGAGGATGAGATCACGCTCACACTGACTGAGGTCAACGAGGAGCCGGAGACCGATCTTCCAGCTGTGGACCCGGCGCCAGATAGCTCCGCCCTCTTATCGGAGGAAGCAGCGCCTCAGACCGCGGCCGCCGCTCAACCTTCTCCCGAGAAAGCGCCGAAAAGAAGCCGGAGACTCTACAAACAGGAAGTTCCTGTTTCCCCGCCCTCACAGGAAATAAACGCCGCCCCTGCACCAGAGCAGAGGGCGTCGCCTGTCTCGTCCAGCGACAGCAGGCCGCCATCTTGGCAGCAGGATCCTCGCTCGTCGCTGCTGTCCCCGCCGCCCGACGATGTGGTGGACCTGGCCTTGGGCTCCACCACGCTGCTGGACACCTTTGAGGGTCTATTGGAGGATGAGATCACGCTCACGCTGACGGAGGTCGAGCCGGAGACCGATCTTCCAGCTGCGGACCTGGCGCCAGATAGCTCCGCCCTCTTATCGGAGGAAGCGGCGCCTCAGAGCGCGGCCGATACCGCTCAACCTTCTCCAGAGAAAGCGCCGAAAAGAAGCCGGAGACTCTTAAAACAGGAAGTTCCTGTTTCCCCGCCGGCGGCGTTTACTTCAAACGCCGCCCCTGCACCGGAGCAGAGGGCGTCGCCTGTCTCGTCCAGCGACAGCAGGCCGCCATCTTGGCAGCAGGATCCTCGCTGCTCCTATCTGCTCAGCAAACACTTCAACCCGACCACTCGCCTCCAACATGGACCTCAGGCTCCGCCCCTCGTCCAGAAAGCGCCGCTGTGCACCCAAGACAGCGGCGACCTCCTGTTGAAGGCCGCCGAGAGGTTCTGTGCGTTCGGCCAGCGCGCTCAAGCTCCGCCCCTCCCGCCTGCGCCGAGCCTTCACGAAGACCAGCGGAAGTTTCCCGTGGACACGGCGACGCTGCGCTACCAACTCTGCAAGAAGCTGAAGGCCAAGAAGAAGAAGCTGGCCAAGCTCAACCGGGCGCTGTGTCGCCAGGGCGCCGCCCGGCCCCAGCCCGACAGCACCCGCCTCGGCTCGCCCGGCGCCGGCGCCGTCACCTCCAGCACCTACGACCACGCCACCCACGACACCTTCCTCTCGCCGCACAACCTGTCGCCCGACAGCTCGGGCTTCCCCCACACGCTCGCCGGCCAGCAAGACGGCGGCGGGGAGCTCGCAGACGTGACTCCTCACCAAGAAAACTTCCTGGACGAGTTCCTGGCGATGTCCGCTCAACCGATGCCCCTGGAGGCGGAGGCGGAGGTGCTGCGCGACCTGGAGCTCTTCTGTGGACAAGGGTAACCTAGCGACCACACcctctacagattttttttctttacagtgcATATTAAAATGTTaatcaaatatattatttatttataaatgtttctTAGTACAAGCGGGCCCCTGAGGGCCTCCAATAAAAAGCACTTAGCACCCTGCAACAGAGAGCATACATTTGACTTTAGTTTCATTTTCCCCTCTCGTCTTGCACTTGCTACTCAATTAAATGTTTCCACTTTGTGTTTATTTCAATAAACATGAGCATTTCTTCTCTTTGTACATGAAGTTGATATTTCTGTATTTTACTACTTTAGCCGTGTGATCAGAAGT
This Entelurus aequoreus isolate RoL-2023_Sb linkage group LG05, RoL_Eaeq_v1.1, whole genome shotgun sequence DNA region includes the following protein-coding sequences:
- the LOC133650111 gene encoding SUMO-specific isopeptidase USPL1-like isoform X1; its protein translation is MVILVEMQRLDLGTSGGIPMTGDSADTGLGARASPLVGYLGKVQERAASLDTCPWCAARGLSSPLRSYRVNLHESITLCTDPQCLFPLVSRPLEDILASLVPAAQSRKRAATALEEEEREEEVKAKHLRSIDPPPVADVNNTESGALNGRHEAQSEAETQPCSDSPLGLEPVEDGAVLESSDSTSGSMQAPSGEEAASLKQGARSEGEAADLVSVPEDLFWRNAHNLCWLDVLLVVLVHCRGLRRWKVPQEPQRAAVWRLLSRYDDACAALRARQQTGSDGSAMAPRDALQHADEHLRRLRASIFDSLQSKLHCRLGEGVDSHGQMESPVFALPLLLASDSWAEPLFQTTFHWELQCAQCQTVTRQKVTKTLATFTNILPDWHPLHASHLAPCNVCQAKNQRRSMRLESLSAVLALHFVEGLAHGDVTQLAFTFKGRSHAVTAVVQYDQHAKHFVTWTRRPDGSWLESDDLKHPHCGVHPTLRVPAQEIHMVFWEAAADHPEPAACSPSSTSVLSPPPDEVLDVVDLSMDSTTLLDTFEGLLEEEITLTLTEVNEDPETDLPAVDPAPDSSALLSEEAAPQSAADVGQPSPEKAPKRSRRLFKQEVPVSPPSQEVNAAPAPEQRASPVSSSDSRPPSWQQDPRSSLLSPPPDDVLDVVDLALGSTTLLDTFEGLLEDEITLTLTEVNEEPETDLPAVDPAPDSSALLSEEAAPQTAAAAQPSPEKAPKRSRRLYKQEVPVSPPSQEINAAPAPEQRASPVSSSDSRPPSWQQDPRSSLLSPPPDDVVDLALGSTTLLDTFEGLLEDEITLTLTEVEPETDLPAADLAPDSSALLSEEAAPQSAADTAQPSPEKAPKRSRRLLKQEVPVSPPAAFTSNAAPAPEQRASPVSSSDSRPPSWQQDPRCSYLLSKHFNPTTRLQHGPQAPPLVQKAPLCTQDSGDLLLKAAERFCAFGQRAQAPPLPPAPSLHEDQRKFPVDTATLRYQLCKKLKAKKKKLAKLNRALCRQGAARPQPDSTRLGSPGAGAVTSSTYDHATHDTFLSPHNLSPDSSGFPHTLAGQQDGGGELADVTPHQENFLDEFLAMSAQPMPLEAEAEVLRDLELFCGQG
- the LOC133650111 gene encoding SUMO-specific isopeptidase USPL1-like isoform X2, whose protein sequence is MVILVEMQRLDLGTSGGIPMTGDSADTGLGARASPLVGYLGKVQERAASLDTCPWCAARGLSSPLRSYRVNLHESITLCTDPQCLFPLVSRPLEDILASLVPAAQSRKRAATALEEEEREEEVKAKHLRSIDPPPVADVNNTESGALNGRHEAQSEAETQPCSDSPLGLEPVEDGAVLESSDSTSGSMQAPSGEEAASLKQGARSEGEAADLVSVPEDLFWRNAHNLCWLDVLLVVLVHCRGLRRWKVPQEPQRAAVWRLLSRYDDACAALRARQQTGSDGSAMAPRDALQHADEHLRRLRASIFDSLQSKLHCRLGQMESPVFALPLLLASDSWAEPLFQTTFHWELQCAQCQTVTRQKVTKTLATFTNILPDWHPLHASHLAPCNVCQAKNQRRSMRLESLSAVLALHFVEGLAHGDVTQLAFTFKGRSHAVTAVVQYDQHAKHFVTWTRRPDGSWLESDDLKHPHCGVHPTLRVPAQEIHMVFWEAAADHPEPAACSPSSTSVLSPPPDEVLDVVDLSMDSTTLLDTFEGLLEEEITLTLTEVNEDPETDLPAVDPAPDSSALLSEEAAPQSAADVGQPSPEKAPKRSRRLFKQEVPVSPPSQEVNAAPAPEQRASPVSSSDSRPPSWQQDPRSSLLSPPPDDVLDVVDLALGSTTLLDTFEGLLEDEITLTLTEVNEEPETDLPAVDPAPDSSALLSEEAAPQTAAAAQPSPEKAPKRSRRLYKQEVPVSPPSQEINAAPAPEQRASPVSSSDSRPPSWQQDPRSSLLSPPPDDVVDLALGSTTLLDTFEGLLEDEITLTLTEVEPETDLPAADLAPDSSALLSEEAAPQSAADTAQPSPEKAPKRSRRLLKQEVPVSPPAAFTSNAAPAPEQRASPVSSSDSRPPSWQQDPRCSYLLSKHFNPTTRLQHGPQAPPLVQKAPLCTQDSGDLLLKAAERFCAFGQRAQAPPLPPAPSLHEDQRKFPVDTATLRYQLCKKLKAKKKKLAKLNRALCRQGAARPQPDSTRLGSPGAGAVTSSTYDHATHDTFLSPHNLSPDSSGFPHTLAGQQDGGGELADVTPHQENFLDEFLAMSAQPMPLEAEAEVLRDLELFCGQG